A single genomic interval of Arthrobacter globiformis harbors:
- a CDS encoding metal-dependent transcriptional regulator, protein MTDLIDTTEMYLRTILELEEENIVALRARIAERLRHSGPTVSQTIGRMERDGLVVVSGDRHLELTEVGRKRATEVMRKHRLAERLLADVIGLDWAYVHDEACRWEHVMSERVERRIYELLDHPTESPYGNPIPGLAALGGQPARPFSDGVVNLLDAMTSYGPESKVTVSRLAEPIQVEPELLLQLDEGGIRPGAAVSLERVGEYISVRVPGFEGALELPPEVAAHVFVRVD, encoded by the coding sequence ATGACGGATCTGATCGACACCACGGAGATGTACCTTCGCACCATTTTGGAGCTGGAGGAAGAGAACATCGTGGCGCTTCGGGCACGCATTGCCGAACGTCTCCGCCACTCAGGCCCCACCGTTTCGCAGACCATCGGCAGGATGGAGCGGGACGGCCTCGTCGTCGTCTCCGGCGACCGCCACCTTGAACTGACCGAGGTGGGCCGCAAGCGCGCCACCGAGGTCATGCGCAAGCACCGCCTCGCCGAGCGCCTCCTCGCGGACGTGATCGGCCTGGACTGGGCCTACGTCCATGACGAGGCCTGCCGGTGGGAACACGTCATGAGTGAACGGGTGGAGCGCAGGATCTACGAACTGCTCGACCACCCCACGGAGTCCCCCTACGGCAACCCGATTCCCGGCCTGGCCGCACTCGGCGGGCAGCCCGCCCGCCCGTTCTCGGACGGCGTGGTGAACCTGCTCGACGCCATGACCAGCTACGGCCCGGAATCCAAGGTCACCGTCAGCCGCCTCGCGGAACCCATCCAGGTGGAGCCGGAACTGCTCCTCCAGCTCGATGAGGGCGGGATCCGGCCGGGCGCCGCCGTCTCGCTTGAACGTGTGGGGGAGTACATTTCTGTCCGCGTGCCCGGGTTTGAGGGCGCCCTTGAGCTGCCGCCGGAAGTCGCTGCGCACGTGTTCGTGCGCGTGGACTAG
- a CDS encoding M23 family metallopeptidase, which produces MQNARGRRRATGPAPEPRLAEAIAADRPRDAQREARRRRRGPFRQVTDFASASGVGQKAGVALAATGLLLTVTVPATSPVLAAGEQQGGASASAASPAQPKVSAEAAAKIDFSRTSVSTTGDPDGKLKQLLSAQSAGSIKRAASVGTLGGPLTTLVKSSPFGYRVSPITGGAGEFHRGQDFAAQCGTQVLAAASGKVTFSGWHPYGGGNRVVIDHGNGLETTYNHLSSSSVEVGQKVTRGEAIALSGTTGASTGCHLHFEVMVNGDVVDPTGWL; this is translated from the coding sequence ATGCAGAATGCCCGGGGCCGCCGCCGCGCGACCGGTCCCGCTCCTGAGCCGCGCCTCGCGGAGGCCATTGCCGCGGACCGCCCCCGGGACGCCCAGCGTGAAGCGCGCCGCCGCCGTCGGGGTCCGTTCCGGCAGGTTACGGATTTCGCCTCGGCCAGTGGCGTCGGGCAAAAGGCTGGAGTGGCCCTTGCCGCCACCGGCCTGCTGCTGACCGTGACTGTTCCCGCGACCAGCCCCGTCCTGGCTGCCGGAGAGCAGCAGGGAGGGGCATCCGCGTCCGCCGCCTCACCGGCCCAGCCGAAGGTCTCCGCGGAAGCGGCAGCAAAGATCGACTTCAGCCGCACGTCCGTCTCCACCACCGGTGACCCGGACGGAAAGCTCAAGCAGCTCCTGAGTGCCCAGTCGGCCGGGAGTATCAAGCGTGCGGCTTCGGTGGGCACCCTGGGCGGGCCGCTGACCACGCTGGTCAAGTCCTCTCCGTTCGGTTACCGGGTCAGCCCGATCACCGGCGGCGCCGGCGAGTTCCACCGCGGCCAGGACTTCGCCGCCCAGTGCGGCACGCAAGTGCTTGCTGCTGCCAGCGGCAAGGTCACCTTCTCGGGCTGGCATCCGTACGGGGGAGGCAACCGCGTGGTCATCGACCACGGCAACGGCTTGGAGACCACGTACAACCACCTGTCGTCCTCCAGCGTCGAGGTTGGCCAAAAGGTCACCCGCGGTGAAGCGATCGCCCTCAGCGGGACCACCGGCGCGTCCACCGGCTGCCACCTCCACTTCGAGGTGATGGTCAACGGGGATGTCGTTGATCCCACCGGCTGGCTCTGA
- a CDS encoding C40 family peptidase: MNPLDSVSKAVSANAGTVGRQAAVIAAASGLILSVGMPANAADANIGVSASSETGSQAAQLAVTAAPTATVTFERPAVTTVAAPVAETIAPQSSDEGPAGDAGQASDESAGAAQAVTAKSTDGAASAAASGLAAIAYTGIGNPYVWGGTTPSGWDCSGFTQWVYAQAGISIPRVNAWNAMKPTSTPAPGDLVMQNGGAHVGIYVGNGMMISALNPSDGTLLHAVSATGTSSFFTLR; this comes from the coding sequence ATGAACCCCTTGGACTCCGTGTCCAAGGCGGTTAGCGCCAATGCCGGCACAGTTGGTCGCCAGGCAGCTGTTATCGCAGCCGCTTCAGGTCTCATCCTGAGCGTTGGCATGCCTGCCAACGCAGCCGACGCCAACATTGGTGTTTCCGCCTCCTCGGAGACCGGATCCCAGGCCGCGCAGCTTGCTGTGACGGCCGCGCCAACCGCCACTGTCACCTTCGAGCGTCCTGCCGTCACCACGGTGGCCGCCCCGGTCGCCGAAACCATTGCTCCGCAGTCGAGCGATGAGGGCCCGGCGGGCGACGCAGGCCAGGCCAGCGACGAGAGCGCCGGTGCGGCCCAGGCCGTCACCGCCAAGTCCACCGATGGTGCGGCCTCCGCCGCAGCGTCAGGGCTGGCTGCGATCGCGTACACCGGCATCGGCAACCCGTACGTCTGGGGCGGCACAACCCCCAGCGGCTGGGACTGCTCCGGCTTCACCCAGTGGGTTTACGCTCAGGCAGGCATCAGCATTCCCCGTGTCAACGCGTGGAACGCCATGAAGCCCACTTCGACGCCTGCTCCCGGCGACCTGGTCATGCAGAACGGCGGCGCCCATGTGGGCATCTACGTCGGCAACGGCATGATGATCAGCGCGCTGAACCCCTCGGACGGAACGCTCCTGCACGCGGTGTCCGCCACGGGCACGTCCTCCTTCTTCACCCTTCGCTAA
- a CDS encoding NlpC/P60 family protein — MTTRATIARHRAEVTKTNSLAVIAKAVGDNAGGMGRQAAVIAAASGLVLTSGIAANAAETNVQRESAAASTLEVESAAPAAISAASSIAISYEKPAVSTAPAPVVEAPKPVVKVQEAAPAVEAAPVAEAAPAVQATAAVETAAPAAPKTTAASGKGAAIAAAAYAQLGVSQDCTALATNALAAVGIHYHGWPAGYLSLGRTVSAAEARPGDLAYYQNGGMGLAHIAVYVGNGQAVHGGWNGGTTALFSVNVGSGPVFIRVGG, encoded by the coding sequence ATGACTACACGTGCGACCATTGCACGCCACCGCGCCGAGGTCACCAAGACCAACTCGCTGGCTGTCATTGCCAAGGCCGTCGGCGACAACGCCGGTGGCATGGGCCGCCAGGCGGCAGTTATCGCTGCTGCTTCCGGTCTTGTCCTGACCAGCGGCATCGCCGCCAACGCTGCTGAAACCAACGTTCAGCGCGAATCCGCCGCAGCTTCCACCCTGGAAGTCGAGTCCGCTGCACCGGCCGCCATCTCCGCTGCATCCAGCATCGCGATCTCCTACGAGAAGCCTGCTGTCTCCACCGCCCCGGCTCCCGTCGTCGAGGCCCCCAAGCCTGTCGTCAAGGTCCAGGAAGCGGCTCCCGCCGTTGAGGCTGCTCCGGTTGCTGAAGCCGCACCCGCAGTCCAGGCCACGGCCGCCGTCGAAACCGCTGCCCCGGCAGCGCCGAAGACCACTGCCGCCAGCGGCAAGGGCGCTGCAATCGCTGCTGCGGCCTACGCGCAGCTGGGCGTCTCCCAGGACTGCACCGCCCTGGCCACCAACGCACTCGCAGCTGTGGGCATCCACTACCACGGATGGCCGGCAGGCTACCTGTCCCTCGGCCGCACTGTCAGCGCTGCTGAGGCCCGGCCGGGCGACCTCGCCTACTACCAGAACGGCGGCATGGGCCTGGCCCACATCGCTGTGTACGTCGGCAACGGCCAGGCCGTCCACGGTGGCTGGAACGGCGGAACCACCGCACTGTTCAGCGTGAACGTCGGCTCCGGCCCGGTCTTCATCCGCGTCGGCGGCTAA